A genome region from Gloeomargarita sp. SRBZ-1_bins_9 includes the following:
- a CDS encoding OFA family MFS transporter yields MTPLTLFGQPARRGRWFLLPLGMAILLCLGTVYSWSIFRLPLEEHLGLSATASLLPYTLALLFYALLMPIAGFGLPHLGTRRVTVMGGLLVGLGYLLASLAKGLPLLVVGYGVLGGSGIGMTYGVPLLVAARWFPDRKGLAVGLTVVGFGLSPLVTAPLANLWIQTYGVRVALRLMGLLLMTVILALAGWMRLPPPDWRPPTDSSGMQTNGVYPVTLWRSRSFYGLWLCYALGTFIGLSAIGIASPVGQEVIGITADLAAASVAWFAVGNGVSRPLFGWLSDRFPPRYVAMFSYALMFVAALVMGSARAGQVGHYLLAFSLFWFCLGGWLAMAPTVTLRFFHPDRYAQNYGWVFTAYGAGALLGTLLTGQIRDWLGSYQAVFGVMAGLAMGGMGLAWTGLKPPVHTSLLKG; encoded by the coding sequence ATGACTCCTCTAACCCTATTTGGGCAACCGGCGCGGCGGGGACGTTGGTTCCTGCTGCCTTTAGGCATGGCCATTTTGCTGTGCCTGGGGACGGTTTACTCCTGGAGCATTTTTCGCCTGCCCCTGGAAGAACACCTGGGCTTAAGCGCTACCGCCAGCCTACTTCCCTATACCCTGGCATTGCTGTTTTATGCCTTGCTGATGCCGATTGCCGGCTTTGGTTTGCCACACCTGGGCACACGTCGGGTGACGGTGATGGGAGGACTGCTGGTGGGGCTGGGTTATCTCTTGGCCAGTCTAGCAAAGGGGTTGCCTTTACTGGTGGTGGGGTATGGGGTGCTGGGGGGATCAGGGATTGGTATGACGTATGGTGTCCCACTGCTGGTAGCGGCCCGCTGGTTTCCTGACCGCAAGGGGCTGGCTGTGGGGCTAACAGTGGTGGGGTTTGGATTGTCTCCCTTGGTCACGGCGCCCCTGGCCAACTTGTGGATTCAAACCTACGGGGTGCGGGTGGCGCTGCGGCTGATGGGGTTGCTGTTGATGACGGTGATCCTGGCCCTGGCGGGATGGATGCGGTTGCCGCCGCCGGATTGGCGCCCCCCAACGGACTCGTCTGGGATGCAAACAAATGGGGTCTATCCGGTGACTCTGTGGCGCAGCCGCTCCTTCTACGGGTTATGGCTGTGCTATGCCCTAGGAACTTTCATTGGGCTGAGCGCGATTGGGATTGCTAGTCCCGTCGGTCAGGAGGTCATTGGCATCACTGCTGACCTGGCAGCAGCCAGTGTCGCTTGGTTTGCTGTGGGCAATGGGGTCAGTCGTCCCCTGTTTGGTTGGTTGAGCGACCGGTTTCCTCCCCGCTACGTAGCGATGTTTTCCTATGCCCTAATGTTTGTCGCTGCGCTGGTAATGGGTTCGGCGCGGGCAGGCCAAGTAGGCCATTACCTGCTGGCGTTTAGCCTATTTTGGTTCTGTTTGGGGGGGTGGCTGGCCATGGCTCCCACGGTTACTCTGCGTTTTTTCCACCCCGACCGCTATGCCCAAAACTACGGTTGGGTGTTTACGGCCTACGGTGCAGGGGCGCTTTTAGGTACATTGCTGACCGGTCAAATTCGGGATTGGTTAGGGTCGTATCAAGCTGTTTTTGGGGTCATGGCAGGGTTGGCTATGGGGGGCATGGGACTGGCTTGGACCGGGTTGAAACCCCCAGTTCATACCAGCCTGTTA
- a CDS encoding nitrogen fixation protein NifZ produces the protein MDGTPSELMGPPQFALGEKVRLTRTIRNDGTFIGRGPREVLAGKGEVGYVVGIGTFLQMFYIYSVHFLALGIVVGCRGTELESLEPPADIE, from the coding sequence ATGGACGGAACTCCAAGCGAGTTGATGGGTCCTCCCCAATTTGCCCTGGGGGAAAAGGTGCGGCTCACCCGGACGATTCGCAACGACGGTACGTTCATCGGACGGGGGCCGAGGGAGGTTTTGGCCGGCAAGGGGGAGGTGGGCTACGTGGTGGGCATCGGCACGTTTCTGCAGATGTTCTATATCTACAGCGTGCATTTTTTGGCGTTGGGTATAGTGGTGGGGTGCCGGGGGACAGAACTGGAAAGCTTGGAGCCACCGGCGGACATCGAGTAA
- the nifV gene encoding homocitrate synthase encodes MVQAIPVWLEAMMLEMVWINDTTLRDGEQAAGVAFTPEEKLAIARLLDAIGIPELEVGIPAMGGEEAKAIRRIVRAGLKAQLIGWNRCRLEDLRASLACGLRRVHISVPVSEVQIGVKFQGDRQAMLQQLRACIQFAKDQGLFVAVGGEDSSRADPRFLLEVATAAQAWGAERFRFCDTVGCLDPFTTYDQVRHLTEALAIPVEMHTHDDFGMATANALAGIRAGARAVNTTVNGLGERAGNAALEEVVLALQEIYGCRLPIDTSRFWELSQRVAQAANCRPPLCKAVVGINTFAHEAGIHAHGVLTDPLTYEPYPPERVGRQRQLVIGKHSGTHAITHVLQQMGVQVTPAQAQAILALVRRRATRHKGGLPLSELRTIAQRVQASWTELQAS; translated from the coding sequence GTGGTTCAGGCCATTCCTGTTTGGTTAGAGGCCATGATGCTGGAGATGGTTTGGATCAACGATACAACCCTGCGGGATGGGGAACAGGCGGCAGGCGTAGCGTTTACCCCTGAGGAAAAACTGGCCATTGCCCGCTTGCTGGACGCCATCGGCATTCCGGAATTGGAAGTGGGTATCCCGGCCATGGGGGGGGAGGAAGCAAAAGCCATCCGGCGCATCGTTCGGGCGGGTCTCAAGGCCCAGTTGATTGGCTGGAATCGTTGCCGCCTGGAGGACCTGCGGGCTTCTCTGGCCTGTGGGCTACGCCGGGTGCATATCTCGGTGCCGGTGTCAGAGGTGCAAATCGGGGTGAAGTTCCAAGGCGATCGGCAGGCGATGCTCCAGCAGTTACGGGCCTGTATCCAATTCGCCAAGGACCAGGGGTTATTTGTGGCCGTCGGGGGAGAGGATAGTTCCCGCGCTGACCCTAGGTTTCTATTGGAGGTGGCCACGGCAGCCCAGGCGTGGGGGGCGGAACGGTTCCGGTTTTGCGATACAGTCGGCTGTCTTGACCCTTTTACAACCTATGATCAGGTACGGCATTTGACCGAGGCGCTGGCGATTCCGGTGGAGATGCACACCCACGACGATTTCGGTATGGCCACGGCCAACGCCCTGGCGGGAATTCGCGCCGGCGCCCGTGCGGTGAACACGACGGTCAACGGTTTAGGGGAACGGGCTGGGAATGCGGCCTTGGAGGAGGTGGTGCTGGCCTTGCAGGAGATTTATGGCTGTCGGTTGCCCATAGACACCAGCCGTTTCTGGGAACTGTCCCAACGGGTGGCCCAGGCGGCTAATTGTCGTCCACCCTTGTGCAAGGCGGTTGTTGGCATCAACACCTTTGCCCATGAGGCGGGTATCCATGCCCACGGCGTACTGACTGACCCCTTGACCTATGAACCCTATCCCCCGGAGCGGGTGGGACGACAGCGGCAACTGGTGATTGGCAAACATTCGGGTACCCACGCCATCACTCACGTTTTACAGCAGATGGGGGTGCAGGTCACGCCCGCCCAAGCTCAGGCAATTTTGGCCCTTGTGCGCCGACGGGCTACTCGTCACAAAGGGGGGTTGCCCCTGTCGGAATTGAGAACAATCGCCCAGAGGGTCCAAGCGTCATGGACGGAACTCCAAGCGAGTTGA